DNA from Acidobacteriota bacterium:
AAGAGCGAGACGATCGCCACCAGTCTGATCACGATTGGGTGAGCAATTCCCTCGGCTGTCAGCATGGGCATTCCGATGATTGAGAGGAAGGTCCCGTAGTGGCAGCCGAAAGCCAGGTGCTCCTCCAGGTACCGTCGCCAGTAGACGAGTTTGAGCATCAACATCATTGCGACTGGGGTGAAGAGGTTCACGATCGGGTAGATCGTGTCCAGCCGCTGGTTGAAGCGGGCCTGGTAGGCGGGGTCTCGTAAGTCGGCGCCAAGCACTTCTTCAAGCGCCGCGATGTCCTCCTCGGTTTGGTTGGCGAGAAGCGCGTCGAGATCGGTGACGCCAGAAAGGCTCATCACCGCGAGTACCACAGCACTCGCTGCGATGTACAGCCGGATCGGCGAGGTGTACGCGAGCCGGCGCCCGGCTACGTACTCGGCGGTCAGGCGTCCCGGCGAGAAGAACAGCCGCGGCAATGTCCGCAGCAGCCGGATGTCGAGAACGGCAACCTGGCGGCCGAGGTCCCTCAACCAGTGATGGAGGGGCCGTAGCGGGGGGCGATTCTTGGCTCCGCACTGGGAGCAGAACCTGCCGGAGAGCGGTTCGCCGCATTCCAGACACAGTGCCTGGACCACGTCGCCGGACTGTTCTTGGGTCTCCACCGCTTTGCCGCACGATCATGCCAGACGGCGACGGCGATCGCGGGATTCCCGGCGGCTGCCACGCTCCCGGTCTCTAGTCAACAGTCAGGCCTGCAGTTCCCTGCCGATCTCCAGGACGCGGTCCAGGATCTGC
Protein-coding regions in this window:
- a CDS encoding DUF3667 domain-containing protein — its product is MRDLGRQVAVLDIRLLRTLPRLFFSPGRLTAEYVAGRRLAYTSPIRLYIAASAVVLAVMSLSGVTDLDALLANQTEEDIAALEEVLGADLRDPAYQARFNQRLDTIYPIVNLFTPVAMMLMLKLVYWRRYLEEHLAFGCHYGTFLSIIGMPMLTAEGIAHPIVIRLVAIVSLFYLLVAMRRVYGGGWPGLIARFVAFSLGFMGILAAVSLVTLTIVLVTTRS